The Bacillota bacterium genome has a window encoding:
- the tatC gene encoding twin-arginine translocase subunit TatC, protein MAKGGEEPGARAPGSGTGEAEGELQLTVLEHLEELRRRLVIAILAAVAGAVGGWFVAPAGVSFLLRPARALHVQMIYLTPSELFWVYLRVGVIVGLVAVSPVILYQLGAFVWPGLRPQERRMVLLIFPAVVVLFLAGSAFAYFVVIPYVLRFFLGLSFPGVRPTLSVQSVLGFILNLVWPFGLVFEWPAAVAGLAGIGLVTAQQLARLRRYAILLIFIVAAIITPPDPISQIVTAIPMLGLYEASVWIARLVGRRRERWLAASSEQPTS, encoded by the coding sequence GTGGCCAAGGGCGGCGAGGAGCCCGGCGCGAGGGCGCCGGGCTCCGGTACGGGCGAGGCCGAGGGCGAGCTGCAGCTGACCGTGCTGGAGCATCTCGAAGAGCTCCGCCGCCGTCTGGTGATCGCGATCCTGGCGGCGGTGGCAGGCGCCGTGGGCGGCTGGTTCGTGGCGCCGGCGGGCGTCTCCTTCCTGCTCCGCCCGGCGCGGGCCTTGCACGTGCAGATGATCTACCTGACGCCCTCGGAGCTCTTCTGGGTCTACCTGCGGGTGGGGGTCATCGTCGGCCTGGTCGCCGTCTCGCCGGTCATCCTCTACCAGCTGGGCGCCTTCGTCTGGCCGGGCCTGCGCCCGCAGGAGCGGCGCATGGTGCTGCTCATCTTCCCGGCGGTGGTGGTGCTCTTTCTGGCGGGGAGCGCTTTCGCCTACTTCGTGGTGATCCCCTACGTCCTCCGCTTCTTCCTCGGGCTCTCCTTCCCGGGCGTCCGCCCGACGCTCTCGGTGCAGAGCGTGCTGGGTTTCATCCTCAACCTGGTCTGGCCCTTCGGCCTGGTCTTCGAGTGGCCGGCCGCCGTGGCGGGCCTGGCCGGCATCGGTCTGGTGACGGCGCAGCAGCTGGCGCGTCTGCGCCGCTACGCCATCCTCCTCATTTTCATCGTCGCGGCCATCATCACGCCGCCCGACCCCATCTCCCAGATCGTCACGGCCATCCCCATGCTCGGCCTCTACGAGGCGAGCGTCTG